The genomic region GGTGTGGCGCCGCAGCTATGATGTCTGCCCTCCAGCCCTGGAGCCTGGAGATGTTCGCAGTTCTTTCAACGATCCCCGATATGCGGACATTGACGGTGAGATCCCGCTCACCGAGTGCCTCAAGGACACCGTTGCCCGATTCGTTCCTTACTGGGAAGGAACCATATCCCCACAGCTTCGCAACGGCAAGAAGATTATCATTGCTGCCCACGGCAATAGCATTCGTGCCTTGGTGAAATACCTGGACCAGGTCCCTGACGAGGAGATCGTCAATCTGAACATACCGACCGGAGTACCTCTGGTGTATGAGCTGGATGATGACCTGAGACCGCTGAGGCATTACTACCTTGGTGACCGGGAAGAGGTGGAAAAGGCAATGGCCAGCGTAGCCTCCCAGGGAAAGGCGAAGAAGTAGGCCATGCCATCCCCTGGATAGACACGGGCGTTCTCACCCGTTCTATGACCGCCATTCACCGACGTCGGTATCCGGCACAGGCCCTCACAAAGTTGTCGGCGAAACCGGGACACGAACCGAAGTGCAGATGGGTGTAGGATGCCAGCGAATTGTCCCGGACGAAGCCGTCCAGGCTCTTCGATATCCCTTTCTGCTTGTCCAGATCGTATGCGAACTCGTTCTCCGAGGTCTCGGAAACGTGCGAATAATGGAACACATGTCCCCTGGCGCTGCCGCCCTTGGGAGAAAGGACGCAATCCTTGATCACCTTCGCCTCCACATATCCCAGGGCCTGGAGCTTGCCGGTCATCTCCACCTTTGCGTCGAACATGCCGGTCATGCGGTGCTCCTTCCCGTCCATGGTCCGGAGCGTCTTGCAGGCATACATCATCCCCCCGCACTCGGCATAGACGGCCATTCCGTCGTCCGATAGCCGTTTCACCTTCTCACGCACGCCTGCGCTTGACGCCAGCCCTTGGGCGAACACCTCCGGGTAGCCGCCGCCGAAGTAGAGTCCGTCCACGTCCGGGACCTCCCCTGACATAGGGGAGAAGAACTCGATCCTTGCACCGTGCGAGCGCAGTATATCCAGGTTGTCCTCGTAATAGAAATTGAAGGCCGAATCCTTGGCCACCCCGATGGTGGCGACCTCTTTTTTGTTGGGGAAAAGATCCCCGGTCGGCGCTTCCACCGGCCCAGCGGTCCTGGCGATCTCCATCAACCGATCGATATCGATGCGCGCCTCCACCATCTTCCGAATCTCATCGTAGCGGGCGGGATCGAAATCCTCCTCGGCCGGCACCAGTCCCAGATGCCTGCTGCCCAGGGCCGCCTTCTCCACGGTGAAAATGCCGCCGAGGGATTCCACCCCCCTGAGGGACGATTCCAGCATATGCAGGTGCCGTTCCCCGGCCACATTGTTGAAGATGACCGCGGCCACGTTCACTTTTCGATCGTATTCCTGGAAACCGAGGGCGACCGCCCCGAGGCTGCGTGCCGAGGCATGGGCATCCAACACCAGGATGACCGGCGAATCGAGAGTCTTTGCCAGGTGGGCGGTGCTTCCCTCATCGGAGGTCCCATCGAACCCGTCGTACATTCCCATGACCCCCTCGATGACCGCGATGTCCGCTTTCTGGCTGCTGCGGACGAACAGCTCTTTCACCGCGCCGGGGAACATCCAGGTGTCCAGGTTCCGGGATTTCCGGTCCATCAGGATGGAGTGGTGCATCGGATCTAGGAAGTCCGGGCCCACCTTGAACGGCTGGGCGGCCAAGCCCCTGGCTTTGAGCGCCAGAAGTATCCCCACCGTGATCGTCGATTTGCCTACGCCGCTCCGTTCACCGGCCATCACTATCCGGGGGACATTGCTTATCAAGACCATTCCCCCACAACGACCACGAACAGGTTGGTCTTTGTCTCTGGAGGATTAAGTGCCGTCCCTATCTGCACCCTCTCGTCAGGATAACCCAGTCTTTCGCAAACCGCGATGCGGCACTCCGAATTGGCGGATGCGAGCTTCGAGGCCAGTTCGCTGACCGAGAAGGTAGGGTCGGCGAGAAGGAAGACATTCCTTCCCCGGAGCACTTCCTCCGCTGCGTTCCTCAATGCCATCGGATGATACTTGCCGTGGGCGCTCATGATCACCGTGTTCTCCAGCGGAGCACCCAGCCTGGCATAGGCGACCTGCATCGAGGATATGCCGGGAATGACCCTTTCCGCCCTGCGCCCCAAGCCGGCCAGCATGGGATCGCCGGTGGATAGCAGGACGGCATT from Methanomassiliicoccales archaeon harbors:
- the gpmA gene encoding 2,3-diphosphoglycerate-dependent phosphoglycerate mutase → MVLLRHGESVWNKENKFTGWTDVDLSEKGILEAHRAAKLLTENGYVFNMAYTSVLTRAIRTLWIVLDDMKLMWIPQQKSWRLNERHYGALQGLNKAEMAEKFGEKQVLVWRRSYDVCPPALEPGDVRSSFNDPRYADIDGEIPLTECLKDTVARFVPYWEGTISPQLRNGKKIIIAAHGNSIRALVKYLDQVPDEEIVNLNIPTGVPLVYELDDDLRPLRHYYLGDREEVEKAMASVASQGKAKK
- a CDS encoding cobalt-precorrin-7 (C(5))-methyltransferase encodes the protein MIVIGVGCGPGMMTEEAIRQLAKARTVCGSKRSLELAKSHLRKGAKVIQVDDYAALDEVPENAVLLSTGDPMLAGLGRRAERVIPGISSMQVAYARLGAPLENTVIMSAHGKYHPMALRNAAEEVLRGRNVFLLADPTFSVSELASKLASANSECRIAVCERLGYPDERVQIGTALNPPETKTNLFVVVVGEWS
- a CDS encoding cobyrinate a,c-diamide synthase is translated as MISNVPRIVMAGERSGVGKSTITVGILLALKARGLAAQPFKVGPDFLDPMHHSILMDRKSRNLDTWMFPGAVKELFVRSSQKADIAVIEGVMGMYDGFDGTSDEGSTAHLAKTLDSPVILVLDAHASARSLGAVALGFQEYDRKVNVAAVIFNNVAGERHLHMLESSLRGVESLGGIFTVEKAALGSRHLGLVPAEEDFDPARYDEIRKMVEARIDIDRLMEIARTAGPVEAPTGDLFPNKKEVATIGVAKDSAFNFYYEDNLDILRSHGARIEFFSPMSGEVPDVDGLYFGGGYPEVFAQGLASSAGVREKVKRLSDDGMAVYAECGGMMYACKTLRTMDGKEHRMTGMFDAKVEMTGKLQALGYVEAKVIKDCVLSPKGGSARGHVFHYSHVSETSENEFAYDLDKQKGISKSLDGFVRDNSLASYTHLHFGSCPGFADNFVRACAGYRRR